The Fragaria vesca subsp. vesca linkage group LG2, FraVesHawaii_1.0, whole genome shotgun sequence genome includes a window with the following:
- the LOC101296836 gene encoding protein BEARSKIN1-like, whose translation MATSSGGVPPGFRFHPTDEELLHYYLKKKVSFQKFDMEVIREVDLNKMEPWELQERCRIGSTPQNEWYFFSHKDRKYPTGSRTNRATNAGFWKATGRDKCIRNTYKKIGMRKTLVFYRGRAPHGQKTDWIMHEYRLEDGDDPQGNLSSEDGWVICRVFKKKNLFKVTGNNEGGSSSMNSSDHHHHQQLTMNTNQLQARTFMHAHSSRSDNQYLLRQQAFELNRPHDHDQDQDQLPPSLHYAHLNLQPPPQYSLFHSQALNIPTTNSHKTLAAYNDYSALPSDSSPGHGMVKQLMTNPRDCESTGSESLRYQACEPGLEVNDSACEPNQQTMVNAGGRSSDDQGMSEWAMLDRLVTSHLGNEDSTSKGGASARYDQDGNGSSTVNQINQQQQQQQLSLRGEMDFWGYAK comes from the exons ATGGCAACATCCAGTGGTGGTGTTCCCCCAGGGTTTCGATTCCACCCTACCGACGAAGAGCTGCTTCACTACTATTTGAAGAAGAAGGTGTCCTTTCAGAAGTTTGACATGGAGGTCATCAGAGAGGTCGACTTGAACAAGATGGAACCTTGGGAATTGCAAG AAAGATGTAGAATTGGGTCGACTCCGCAAAATGAGTGGTACTTCTTTAGCCACAAAGACAGGAAGTATCCAACAGGGTCAAGGACGAATAGGGCAACAAACGCTGGGTTTTGGAAGGCAACAGGGAGAGACAAGTGCATCAGAAACACATACAAGAAGATCGGAATGAGGAAAACCCTGGTTTTCTATAGAGGACGAGCCCCTCATGGCCAAAAAACTGACTGGATTATGCACGAGTACCGCCTTGAAGATGGCGATGATCCTCAAGGAAATTTATCTAGT GAAGATGGATGGGTGATATGTAGGGTGTTTAAGAAGAAGAATTTGTTCAAGGTAACTGGGAATAATGAAGGAGGAAGCTCAAGCATGAACTCATCAGACCATCATCATCATCAACAGCTGACTATGAACACCAATCAATTGCAAGCTCGCACCTTCATGCATGCACATAGCAGCAGGTCAGACAATCAGTACCTACTACGCCAACAAGCCTTTGAACTAAACAGACCTCATGATCACGATCAAGATCAGGATCAGTTGCCACCCTCCCTCCACTATGCCCACCTCAATTTGCAGCCTCCTCCTCAATACTCACTTTTCCACTCTCAGGCCCTTAACATACCAACAACTAACTCCCACAAAACCCTAGCTGCATATAATGACTATTCTGCCCTCCCTTCCGACTCGTCACCTGGCCATGGCATGGTTAAGCAGCTCATGACCAACCCCAGAGACTGCGAGAGCACTGGCAGCGAGAGCCTCCGGTACCAAGCGTGCGAACCGGGACTGGAAGTTAACGACAGCGCGTGCGAACCAAATCAGCAAACGATGGTTAATGCAGGAGGAAGATCATCAGATGATCAAGGCATGAGTGAATGGGCTATGCTGGACCGGCTTGTGACTTCTCATCTTGGAAATGAAGACTCGACGTCCAAAGGTGGAGCTTCTGCGAGGTATGATCAGGACGGGAATGGATCATCTACTGTCAACCAGATTAACCAGCAGCAACAGCAACAGCAGCTCTCTTTGCGTGGAGAGATGGATTTTTGGGGCTACGCAAAATAG